GAGAAGGGTGAAACGTGAGCGTGGTGTTGCGTCCCCTGACTGAGGAGGCAGTGGTCGGAACTCAGTGACAGAGTTATAGAGTGTATAGCCATAGGTATATAATGCAATATTATAACATTCTTTTGTGAAAAGTACTTACGTTTAATTTCCTGGTCTCAATTGCAGGTATTGAGTGCCGAGTCACCGGAGAAAAAAGAGCTAAAAAAGTTTCTATTGGCAGCAACAAGGTAAATTTAGAAGACTTATATATAACCTATTTAGCgacagaaaaagttgttaataataataacactgAAATGTATAAATTGgaatattaatgaattatataGACTAAAAATAATAGTGTGGTGGCTGTTCGTGTACAGAGAACAGAGGTTTGAGAGAGTGAGCAAAAATCTGAAAGTGACAAGAGTGTTTGCTACTTTAGTGGAAGAAATGAAAGCAATAAATGGTGATTCACAAAAGACGAACGAGACGACCTCCGGTGTTCAAAATGAGAGAAGTCCGGTGCTTTTATTCATGGGAGGTGGCATGGGAGCTGGAAAAAGCACAGTTCTTAAAAACATTCTTAAAGAGTAATGAACATCTTTAACTCCACTATGCCAGTATTatcattattcaaatttataacatGTCTTAGGAAAAAATACTCACAATATCAAAAATGAATAATTGAAGGATATTTCTCATCAAATTTATGGTTTTGTAAGTTATACAAATACAAAGCTAATATCGTTGCCTATATAAGTTCAAGTACGATAAGATCTACAGAAAGATGTATATGTCGATAACAATGTCCTAAATGTATGAATGTCTCTAGATAAGATAATTCAAGGTTACAAACATGATTGAATTGGCCTAACTTTGcaaatttacattcatttaatttatatgtatcaACTGGTTTCGCAGATCATTTTGGTCGGGAACAGCTTCAAATCCTGTGGTTGTCGAGGCAGATGCGTTTAAGGAGCGTGATGTCATATTTAAAGCCCTTAGCTCTAGAGGTCACCATGATGACATGCTGCAAACTGCCGAACTTGTATGCTTTTGTTTGAAAACCTCCTTCTACTATATTActctaattttttcttcaaatttcacaattttataTGAAGTACGCATGTTGAAACTACATATATACAAATCCAAAATAGACTAGAAAAATGGTGGATTCATCCAAAGTTTCTTTCCTAATTTAGTTATGACAAAAGATTACATATCCTAGACCCTTACAAGCTACTTTTAActaacatttttgttttgaaatttgaatagGTGCATCAATCGTCCACTGATGCTGCCTCGTCTCTGCTAGTGACAGCTTTAAATGAGGGTCGAGATGTTATTATGGATGGTACTTTATCATGGGAACCATTTGTGCAACAAACTATTGCTATGGCAAGAAATGttcacaaatataaatatagaatgGGAGTAGGGTATAAAGTATCAGAAGATAGCACAATAGTTACTGAAAATTACTGGGAGCAAGTAAACGAGGGACATCAACCACAGACACGAAAGCCTTATAGAATTGAGCTAGTTGGTGTGGTGTGTGATGGATATCTTGCTGTTGTTAGAGGGATTAGGTATATATGTTTCtaacatattaataatttgGAATTAGTTGTCTGGATATGACCATTAACAACATTTGCTATTATTTTGACAGGAGAGCTATTATGACAAGGAGAGCGGTGAGGGTCAATTCACAGTTGCAATCTCACCAAAGATTTGCCAATGCATTTCCTAACTATTGCAAACTTGTTGATGATGGCAGGCTTTATTGCACAAATGCTATTGGTGGTCCACCAAAGGTAAATTcaaacatttttgaaaactcttgtgatgaaataaatgattaattatataCTTCAGTCCAATTAATGTAATGTCAAAAGGCTAACAACCTAGTAACACATTACAGCTCATATGGTGGAAGGAGATTGATCATAATATGCCAGATCTCAAAGAAATAGATTGCTTGAAAATGATGGACAGAGTCAATGTTGAAGCTGATTCCATCTACGAACTTTACAAGGAACCAAGTCTTATAATGAAACCAGGTTCTGTTTGGAAAGACATTGTTCTTTCGCCTTCAAGGTctaatgatcaaaagaaattaaggAAATCCAttcagaaaatagaaaaatccaTCAGAAAACAATAACTAATATTGTTGCATAATTTTGGAGTATCTAACTAAGTTTGAGGTATCAAGTTATCTTTAATTGTCATTCCTATGGTTTAGCGAGCAAAGAAAATGAGTGAGAAAAATGAGTTCTGCACAGAAATCGTTTTCTCGGCATCAATGTGATCATTAAAGTTTCTTAATGTACATAtgtggtgtgtgtgtgtaaacTTTTGAAACATGCTGGCTTCATTGGAGCCTTTTTAGTTGTATATAATACTCTCTGATTAAATCAAAGTTTGGCGTTGTAACCTAAACAAAATTGAACAAAGCACGATGTTCTTAAGAAATATGTTCATGAATCCAGAGGTTGCCTGCGTGCAGGAGCCACTAGAAGAAGGTTCAATCGAGGGTTCAAGGACATGTCGAAGACTCTAtcatttgtatataaataacTTGTTGCATCACAAAATGGAACTAAAACAGAGAGGAGTTACAAAACATTGTTACATTTGTAATATGAAGGTATGTTGGTAAAATATTATGATCTCACTCGAACATTAACTTGCACCTCGAATTTAATAGgctacagaaaaaaaaaacactttataacttattttaaaattgtgatattattcttttaagttaaaaagtaaaaaaatatacatatgcaaagtatttatttcaaaaagaaaagaggacAAAAGTTCAAATTTGTTAGATTCAAAAGGGTCTTGaatgaacaacaaattaaacaaattaaaaagagtAACCAAATATGTATACAAAAATGAGTAATGACGGATAGAAGTGTTGAAATCCTATGGTGTAATAATCTTTATAAAGTATTTTCATATGGTATAACTTTAGTAAATTAATATTCTTCAAAAAAGTTTTTGATGATAACAAAAAGACAAAACTCTTGTACATCCTTTAGCTATGAGAATTTTCTAACGTGTATTTTCTGATAGCTACATATGTAGGTCTCATTTTACTCAAATAATTTGACTCAAATTTGCAATATTTGATGAAGTCTAAAGATGAAGTTAGATGACTCTTTTAGATACTTTCAAAATGATTGAACTTAGTACAAACACCAATTCACAAATTATAGAATGATAATAGAGAATAATAGATGCAATCGAAACTTCAATCTTCTTTAATAGCCAAGCTAGAGGAATTGTGAagcacattttaaattttaactttttagcAATTGTTTTAgaccttttttatatttttttatttaatgtttgtttttttaccttaaatgttttattattttttattttaaaataaatatattgttttaattttaaattaatattttgtattttgtgaaATTAAGAATGATAAGTGATTCAGGTGTCAAATCAAAGTCAACTGTTCAAATTGTGTTGTGTCATCTAAAGTCTAAATGTTATCCAGAAAGTAAGCTCTCATATTCCAAACTGTTCAAATGATAattgtaaaagatattttgatgtCAAAGTTTAACGGATAACAATTAATGCAATTAATGCAATAGTAAATACACGTAACCTACTTTCTTAcatcaaacatttatttataggtttccTGGTGGGATTTTAGTTAATGTTAGCTTAATTAGAGTCCAATtgtgaataattatattttactcttAAGTTGATAAGTTTTAAGACTAATATACTCTAGAATAATTCATCCCGATCAATTCAATCCATAACTGACCAAACTCTTTGGTGGTCGGTCATCATTTCAATCCATAACTGACCAAACTCTTTGGTGGTCGGTCAGATTCAATGTCATGCTCATCGAGCTGGTGATTAACTATTCAAGTTGATACATGGTCGACCATCCTATTTGGTGACCGGTCAGTCTTGGCAGAGTGTGTTCTGAACTGCCCATGTGGACTTCGAACTTTGGTACTCTCATCGAAGCTGGTGTATGATCAGTCAATCTGTTTGATATTTCAATCGAATTCACTAATTTAAATTCCTAATTGACATACGATTGACTGAACTCACTAATTGACTATCCAAACTATAATTGACCATACCAGACAATTATATGATAAGTGTTTAATTCTAAGAGGTGGTTTTCTAATTTATGCTCTAAATTTTTGTTACTGTTGATCAAGttgtatattaatttaagtttgaACGTTATCTTCGAcatcatcattattaattaCGAACATATTATTGTAGGTTCATAATGTCTTCCCATCATACccacaattttgaaaaaataaaaatcacaaaccAAATTCATACTAATATGTACAACtttgacaaaaataaagaaattaaactcATACATCTAAACACGACTCTCATAAAAATAAGTACATTGTAGAAACCGCACTTTAGAACACGGcttcaatataataatttgaaagtcatgtttaaaataaaaatttattgatcaATTTGAAACCGTGGTTCTAAACATAGTTTACGGATTTTTTATAaaggttttaaaattttcacattttgaTAAGAAATTAAAGGTGAAGTTGCACTGGGTAGAAAATGAGCGTCGTCGTATGTGTGAAcgaaaactattaaattattaattctattataaattcCAACTCATCATTGTTGTCATGCTTCacgtttttgtttaaaaaactcCACATGGcatattaaaatcaatcatGATTTTCATTGGTGTTActgtttattataaaaataaataaattattaaagtactttttgaaatcaaacaaaataatatttaaaaatacaccTACACctcttttatgattttattatatattgtggCTTGAAAGTGAAGAATTGAAATCTGGAAATCGTTGGTtgttaaaatttagaatattataaaaaagaaaatcaagaaaaacaccTGCCGTTGGATTTAACTGCCACAAGCTATAACTATTAAAGCTGCATTCTGTCGGTTTTGTCTCCATCCGCTCCAGCATTTGGTAAACCTAAACCTACTAAAGTTACCAAtggttaaaatttgaaatttaaaaaaaaaaaaaaaacgtgtccAATGTccatttgattaaattaaaataaattatacctCTTTTCTTAAGTTCTTattgtgtatataaattattaaataaaattgttttcttcactgctttaactaaatgaaaaataaagaaagtctttagtagaaaataaaatatttaagatattacaaactcaatattttatgatgtaataaaatattaaacagcACATTCTCTTAGAAAGTGCTgaacatttaaaaaagaaactgaGAATGTTAAACTTTTATGGTGATagtagattattttaaaaaatgatgagTGTTGACCAGTATATTCTCTTActttaaagtatttaaattcaattttatttttttaattgtacattagaaaatatttttttaaaatgttgttcTTAGTTTCTCTAATTTTAAAGTCAACCCTATATGTTttagaaagatgaaagaaataCTTAATCCAACATTTTAGTACTAcgctaaatttaaatatttagatttgttaacttctttaatattttatttttatcattttctaaatCCAATCACACAAACaggatgttaaaaaaattaggtttggaTATGATCCACGTTTCTTTTCTTgacagttttatttttattttttttactgttttatcCATTTAAGTCAGTATTTAAGCATGTGATGACCAAGAAGCAGTCATTTCTGATTCTGATTTCCCAGGAAAGATGGAGCAAGGTCAGTGGTCTCTCTGCTGTTCTCCTTTTCgattttttcatttcattcatgCACAtctatatcatttttttatgacattaaTATTAGAACTAAATTTTTCAGACAGTTCTATTGGAAAAGTAGTGAAGTTGTCTCATGTTCTTGTTGTTTCGGCCGGTTTAATTGCCGCCGTCACTGCCGCGGCCTTCAGCCACAGGTCGACGGTGATAGGAGAACggaagaacaagaagaacaaAAAGGTGATTCCACTACTCCGAAGGACCGAATCTGGTCGTCTAGGAGAGATCGAAAAATTCTCCCACTATTTTGGTAAGATGTTTGCTTTGGGGGTTTCGATTCCTCTCTACTCTCTCTACCACTCTTATGCAGTAAGTTCAAATCCACACTTTTTCCCAAGCTAGAATTTTTCGATTGtggttgatttttattttttaaattttttaaaataaatcctCTCAAATTAGTATAATGAGAAACCAAGTTCACAGCAGATAGTCCACGCATTTAACATGGAAGAAAAAATCGGACAAGacctctttctatttttttttctttttttaaaaacctcttctgtaaatattttagaaacttccgaaatgtttaattatttaataaaatagttttcaaaactGAGTCCAAAAGAAAAGTAAGCCACCTTTTAATGaaacttcttttaataattttaaaataataattactacaATAACCATTTTTTGACTTAAAATAACACATTATGCTATTTATGTTGAGAAAGTCAATCAATGAGTAACACATTTTTCCTCGgacatttgaataaaaaatcatttttaaaaaaaaattgaaatctatttttgatttgctcttattttcatttttaaaaaataaaatatattggaaaattgagtttttatttatttaaaattaaaatagataattatttagaattaaaaaaagaaaattagaccATCTCAGTTTCGTCTGTGATACGAAAAGATTTCAAACGATGAGTCAGTTCTAATCACGTCTAAATCAATAACTATTAAAGTTCATTATATATCGTTATTAGTCTTAGATGCTAACTCCACCAAATAATATTgtacacaaatatatatatttatatattccaaCATGTGTGcgaaatgaatataatatatgtgACGATGATGATTAAGCAACAATGATATCCAAACAAGACATTTATagcttctaaaatattttttcttagttataataaaagatagtttatttcatttgtagacatatatctaattttcttaatcgtctttttattaattaaatttcaataattataaaataggaaaataaaattttaaaaccattttttgacaccattttgacattgcacacgtgtcaaaatatggttggacgatttcaaattaaaaaacaaactttggtttttttcttccaaacatacccctgtctcaactt
This genomic interval from Vigna radiata var. radiata cultivar VC1973A chromosome 8, Vradiata_ver6, whole genome shotgun sequence contains the following:
- the LOC106769596 gene encoding uncharacterized protein LOC106769596 isoform X1; this translates as MQLQDASVGKMINFIASHVVTASFAGIISEQSREVVDHNIIPHLRTSGSGRLIKIEKFSHYVARQMGLEEGEVPALCRLADEYLIKWKECEESVVEYFSDQKDPTLSGKLIDEFERCILSYFAFHWNHASYVISQVLSAESPEKKELKKFLLAATREQRFERVSKNLKVTRVFATLVEEMKAINGDSQKTNETTSGVQNERSPVLLFMGGGMGAGKSTVLKNILKESFWSGTASNPVVVEADAFKERDVIFKALSSRGHHDDMLQTAELVHQSSTDAASSLLVTALNEGRDVIMDGTLSWEPFVQQTIAMARNVHKYKYRMGVGYKVSEDSTIVTENYWEQVNEGHQPQTRKPYRIELVGVVCDGYLAVVRGIRRAIMTRRAVRVNSQLQSHQRFANAFPNYCKLVDDGRLYCTNAIGGPPKLIWWKEIDHNMPDLKEIDCLKMMDRVNVEADSIYELYKEPSLIMKPGSVWKDIVLSPSRSNDQKKLRKSIQKIEKSIRKQ
- the LOC106769596 gene encoding uncharacterized protein LOC106769596 isoform X2, which translates into the protein MQLQDASVGKMINFIASHVVTASFAGIISEQSREVVDHNIIPHLRTSGSGRLIKIEKFSHYVARQMGLEEGEVPALCRLADEYLIKWKECEESVVEYFSDQKDPTLSGKLIDEFERCILSYFAFHWNHASYVISQVLSAESPEKKELKKFLLAATRSFWSGTASNPVVVEADAFKERDVIFKALSSRGHHDDMLQTAELVHQSSTDAASSLLVTALNEGRDVIMDGTLSWEPFVQQTIAMARNVHKYKYRMGVGYKVSEDSTIVTENYWEQVNEGHQPQTRKPYRIELVGVVCDGYLAVVRGIRRAIMTRRAVRVNSQLQSHQRFANAFPNYCKLVDDGRLYCTNAIGGPPKLIWWKEIDHNMPDLKEIDCLKMMDRVNVEADSIYELYKEPSLIMKPGSVWKDIVLSPSRSNDQKKLRKSIQKIEKSIRKQ